A single window of Puniceicoccus vermicola DNA harbors:
- a CDS encoding helix-turn-helix domain-containing protein, whose amino-acid sequence MESKERSWRPLQGKDLLVAVARKVGDGAGPKSPSPEKGGQLLVVAAKEYILKNIETPLTLGEIAWNTGKGEEHLARTFKKETGQSVFDFVREARINRSKTFLLDTSLNLTQIAERSGFNSLSFFSRSFRDLVGMAPSDYRKHIQSEVTPGPRR is encoded by the coding sequence ATGGAAAGTAAGGAGAGGTCGTGGCGTCCGTTGCAGGGCAAGGATTTGTTAGTCGCAGTCGCTCGTAAAGTGGGTGATGGAGCCGGGCCCAAAAGCCCTTCTCCTGAAAAGGGTGGGCAACTTTTAGTCGTCGCGGCGAAAGAGTATATTTTGAAAAATATTGAGACTCCGCTGACCCTTGGGGAGATCGCTTGGAATACTGGAAAGGGAGAGGAACACCTTGCCCGCACCTTCAAGAAGGAGACTGGCCAGAGCGTCTTCGATTTCGTCCGGGAAGCCCGGATTAACCGATCCAAGACCTTCCTGCTCGATACCTCTTTGAACCTAACCCAGATCGCCGAGAGATCGGGTTTCAACTCCCTCTCGTTTTTCAGCCGAAGCTTTCGGGATCTGGTGGGGATGGCTCCGTCGGACTATCGGAAGCACATTCAGTCGGAGGTTACTCCAGGGCCGAGGCGCTGA
- a CDS encoding polyamine aminopropyltransferase, with protein sequence MAEIESGRDDPEVFPSRLAKHKETSVLIIAVFVAGLCSIVYQLLISATSSYFLGDSVKQFSLTIGLYMASMGCGAWLSRFVQFNLIRNFIFLEIGLGFLGGASVPLLYLCYAAFPDAYIYVMISLSLAIGLLIGFEIPLLTRILERYYSLKLNVSNVLSIDYLGALIATLLFPFVLLPFFGTFRSSLIVGLINLGLGVLMLVFFGRKECRSSSSVLAVLNGVTAIVLVILLVAANMLIGLWSQSLYSDRIIFDQQSRYQKIVLTRYADDIRLFLNGNLQFSSRDEYRYHESLVHVPMAASRGHSQILLLGGGDGMAVRELLKYPDVSRITVVDLDPAVTSLARKNPLLRVLNEDAFEDPKVKIVHQDAMRFLQDSVPASYDVILADLPDPNNLSLCRLYSREFFNLVASRLTASGVFVTQSTSPYFARQAFWTIERTLKESDFSQVLPYHVHVPSFGDWGFNLAAKFPVLPDLIRMPDVSTRFLDGELLARLFHFPSDIDRPKREVQVSTLDDPKLMHAYLKGWNYWR encoded by the coding sequence ATGGCAGAAATTGAATCAGGGAGGGACGATCCCGAGGTTTTCCCATCCCGCTTGGCGAAGCATAAGGAGACCTCTGTCCTCATTATCGCCGTCTTCGTTGCGGGACTTTGTTCAATCGTCTATCAGTTGCTGATCAGTGCGACGTCGTCGTATTTTCTCGGTGACAGTGTCAAGCAGTTCTCGCTCACAATAGGTCTTTATATGGCCTCGATGGGTTGTGGTGCATGGCTGTCGCGATTCGTTCAGTTCAATCTCATCCGGAATTTCATTTTTCTCGAAATTGGACTTGGTTTTCTCGGTGGAGCAAGCGTTCCGCTACTCTATCTTTGTTACGCGGCTTTCCCAGATGCTTACATCTATGTCATGATCTCTCTATCTCTCGCCATCGGTTTACTGATCGGCTTTGAGATTCCCCTGCTTACCCGGATTCTGGAACGCTATTATAGTTTGAAACTCAATGTTTCTAATGTTTTGAGCATTGACTATCTGGGGGCGTTGATTGCGACCTTGCTTTTCCCATTTGTACTTCTCCCGTTCTTCGGTACCTTCCGTAGTTCTTTGATTGTTGGGCTGATCAATCTCGGGCTCGGAGTGCTTATGCTGGTATTTTTCGGACGGAAGGAGTGCAGGAGCAGCTCTTCCGTTCTGGCTGTTCTCAATGGTGTCACTGCTATCGTGTTGGTGATCCTTCTCGTTGCCGCCAATATGCTTATTGGTCTGTGGTCGCAGAGCTTGTATTCAGATCGGATCATTTTTGATCAACAGAGTCGTTATCAGAAAATTGTGTTAACGCGATATGCCGACGATATTCGTCTTTTTTTGAACGGAAATCTTCAGTTCTCCTCTAGGGATGAATATCGCTATCACGAGTCTTTGGTGCATGTGCCCATGGCTGCATCTCGAGGTCATTCGCAGATTCTACTCCTCGGCGGAGGAGACGGTATGGCGGTCCGTGAGCTTTTGAAATACCCGGATGTTTCTAGGATAACGGTCGTTGATCTAGATCCTGCCGTAACCAGCTTGGCTAGAAAAAATCCATTGCTTCGCGTGCTGAACGAAGATGCTTTCGAAGATCCAAAAGTCAAAATAGTGCATCAGGACGCCATGCGTTTTTTGCAGGATTCGGTTCCAGCGAGCTATGATGTGATCTTGGCGGATCTACCCGACCCTAATAACCTTTCCCTTTGTCGGCTCTATAGTCGGGAGTTCTTTAATCTGGTAGCATCTCGCTTGACCGCCAGCGGTGTTTTCGTAACGCAGTCCACTAGCCCATATTTTGCCCGCCAAGCCTTCTGGACCATTGAGCGCACCCTCAAAGAATCAGATTTTTCACAAGTTCTTCCTTACCACGTCCATGTTCCATCTTTCGGTGATTGGGGCTTCAATCTCGCCGCGAAGTTTCCAGTTTTGCCGGATTTGATTCGAATGCCGGATGTCTCAACACGCTTTCTCGACGGAGAACTTCTTGCTCGATTGTTCCATTTTCCTTCCGATATCGACAGGCCGAAGAGAGAGGTGCAGGTCAGCACGCTTGATGACCCGAAACTTATGCACGCCTACTTGAAAGGCTGGAATTACTGGCGCTGA
- a CDS encoding DUF4178 domain-containing protein produces MFFLILFVIAAAVLFYFYRRNRDGAESSRSGVSGNENRPLTIQNVRSGGVIQLEGVGEGLEDFDVVVKSRHLYEEDGFVWYELEGEKGIDPVWIEIEEDDELELSICLNKLKLSEIGVTGSDINEIGDQGKGFIDFDGMKFIFEESGKARFFRNGDRSSGGEKFRYWDFETKDGMRYLSVERWGAEEYVAYISEPLRLGQIKIFSLS; encoded by the coding sequence ATGTTTTTCCTGATTCTTTTTGTCATCGCAGCTGCGGTTCTGTTTTATTTTTACCGTCGGAATCGAGACGGGGCCGAATCTTCAAGATCCGGTGTCAGTGGCAATGAGAATAGGCCATTGACGATCCAGAATGTTCGGTCCGGGGGAGTGATTCAGTTGGAGGGTGTTGGCGAAGGTCTTGAAGACTTCGACGTAGTCGTTAAATCCAGGCATCTTTACGAGGAAGACGGCTTTGTCTGGTATGAACTGGAGGGTGAAAAAGGTATTGATCCGGTTTGGATAGAGATTGAGGAAGATGACGAACTCGAGTTGAGCATATGTTTGAATAAGCTGAAGCTCAGCGAGATTGGAGTTACGGGTTCCGACATCAATGAGATTGGTGATCAGGGAAAAGGATTTATTGATTTCGATGGCATGAAGTTTATCTTTGAAGAGTCGGGAAAAGCCCGGTTTTTTCGAAACGGTGATCGTTCTTCGGGGGGGGAGAAATTTCGATATTGGGATTTTGAAACGAAGGACGGAATGCGGTATCTTAGTGTCGAACGTTGGGGAGCAGAGGAATACGTCGCTTATATCTCGGAGCCGCTCCGTTTGGGGCAAATTAAAATATTTTCTCTCTCTTGA
- a CDS encoding potassium channel family protein, producing the protein MLLLIINKFFPPSSSLRRLAFVLFWTFCLNFVFGAAFYFAERNVQEGLSLADSIWWSMVTMTTVGYGDFYAQTSFGRFLVSYPTFLLGIGLLGYFLGSVADAVIKGASARRRGLVTIMKHNHFLICGHPSTSKVLQIIRELRVLDAYRGASFVLVANSIEELPGELASEGVLFVRGRPQSEDILRKAGVEKCDGVFVLAENRDSEDADAQTFATSAIIESISRECGRDIRVVSELIGRQNMRMMQRAGGDGIVAHEGITDCLLVQEFLSPGMNEIFHQIITNRIGSQFHILKTRLVGKKVRDIQVAAIKHPNSMQIIGLIQNGNFILNPSNRHVIGVNERLIILAEKAANFEDVENSILANDPPSS; encoded by the coding sequence ATGTTGCTTCTCATTATTAACAAGTTCTTTCCTCCGTCTTCTTCCCTCAGGAGACTGGCCTTTGTGCTGTTTTGGACGTTTTGCCTCAATTTTGTCTTTGGGGCAGCCTTCTACTTTGCCGAACGAAATGTACAAGAGGGATTATCATTAGCCGACAGTATATGGTGGTCCATGGTGACAATGACCACAGTCGGCTACGGTGATTTTTACGCGCAAACTAGTTTCGGTCGATTTCTGGTATCTTATCCGACGTTTCTCCTCGGTATTGGGTTGCTTGGTTATTTTCTTGGTTCGGTAGCCGATGCAGTGATTAAAGGGGCTTCGGCGCGACGAAGGGGACTTGTAACTATTATGAAACACAATCATTTTCTCATTTGTGGTCATCCATCTACTTCGAAGGTTTTACAAATAATACGTGAGCTTCGGGTGCTCGATGCATATCGCGGTGCAAGCTTCGTGCTCGTCGCGAATTCGATAGAAGAATTGCCTGGAGAATTGGCTTCTGAAGGGGTGCTTTTTGTTAGAGGGCGCCCCCAGTCGGAAGACATTCTCCGCAAAGCAGGTGTGGAGAAGTGCGATGGTGTTTTCGTCCTTGCTGAGAATCGAGATTCTGAAGATGCCGATGCACAGACTTTTGCTACTAGCGCCATCATCGAGAGTATTTCCCGCGAATGCGGTCGGGATATTCGAGTCGTTTCGGAATTGATAGGTCGTCAGAATATGAGGATGATGCAAAGAGCTGGCGGGGATGGAATTGTGGCTCATGAAGGAATCACCGATTGTCTTCTCGTGCAGGAATTTCTAAGCCCCGGTATGAATGAGATTTTTCATCAAATCATCACCAATCGTATCGGTTCCCAATTTCACATACTCAAAACACGTTTGGTAGGGAAAAAGGTTCGGGATATACAGGTCGCCGCCATTAAGCATCCTAATAGCATGCAAATTATTGGCCTTATCCAAAATGGGAATTTCATTCTAAATCCATCGAATCGGCATGTTATCGGAGTTAATGAAAGGTTGATTATCCTTGCTGAAAAAGCGGCGAACTTTGAAGATGTTGAAAATTCAATTCTCGCGAACGACCCTCCATCCTCATGA
- a CDS encoding helix-turn-helix domain-containing protein encodes MRILLVLEGETLIEESMGHLLLRRNTVLLCRPEEPILLRAGGQKRTEVLELVLAGSLVRDYAHQLGKIYGRVLRLPEDRDSRALLKKLVKRGTELSAMDLFHWISGLHEVAKIQIQNLGQLLEGGSSLLADIAERNAFSVKSIALELGCTVNHLSRSWTRYGHSSLVRQVRDMRLALAKRLLEDSDLPLDAIAGRCGFSCGSAFCASFKKEAGKTPGAWRKLHRSSRSVSSSAHQGRLKPFKDELRMEEIRGHDERPVCLWNGPFFQFDGGEVSFPYHAPYNLALNSITTAFTWVCTLEGRAEFEIDGKRLQVEPGTVVIHPKPLRAKWHTPDQQPWKRVWIHMRDDWSIRLISELSASYAWAFKIPLDSEPVSFARKWVERWNAGRGIPSIPRSRSAYKWLCSWESLVRDGKAVPLALPNLLDFQTESFCGRIGTISDYAEAIGFSRAYLSRRLGEQWNGGTPFQIVRRHRLAQAAHELRSQRNEKIRVIGERALYANTSAFIAAFKKEFGMTPLAYRHRNFE; translated from the coding sequence GTGCGGATTTTATTGGTCTTAGAAGGGGAAACCTTGATCGAAGAGAGTATGGGGCATCTCCTGTTGCGCCGAAATACCGTCCTGCTCTGTCGGCCGGAAGAACCGATTCTTCTCAGAGCGGGAGGTCAAAAGCGAACCGAGGTTCTGGAGCTAGTGCTGGCCGGTTCTCTAGTCCGGGATTACGCTCATCAGCTGGGAAAAATATACGGTCGGGTTTTGCGACTTCCTGAGGATCGTGATTCTCGCGCGCTTTTGAAAAAGTTGGTGAAGCGGGGAACAGAGCTCTCGGCGATGGACCTTTTTCATTGGATCTCAGGGCTCCATGAAGTGGCAAAAATTCAGATACAGAATCTCGGGCAATTGCTGGAGGGTGGGTCTAGTCTATTGGCCGATATTGCGGAACGGAATGCTTTCTCTGTGAAGTCGATTGCATTGGAGTTGGGCTGCACTGTGAATCACCTTTCTCGCAGCTGGACTCGCTATGGGCATTCTTCGTTAGTTCGTCAGGTCCGTGATATGCGGTTGGCATTGGCGAAACGTCTCCTTGAGGATTCCGACTTGCCTTTGGATGCGATTGCCGGGCGCTGTGGCTTTTCCTGTGGATCGGCTTTCTGCGCCTCTTTCAAGAAAGAGGCGGGCAAAACTCCCGGAGCCTGGAGGAAGCTCCATCGGAGTTCCAGAAGCGTTTCGTCATCTGCACATCAGGGTCGACTTAAGCCCTTCAAAGACGAGCTCCGAATGGAGGAAATTCGAGGTCATGACGAGCGACCGGTGTGTCTTTGGAACGGGCCTTTTTTTCAATTCGATGGAGGGGAGGTGAGTTTTCCCTATCACGCCCCCTATAACCTCGCACTGAACAGTATCACCACAGCATTTACTTGGGTTTGCACGCTTGAGGGCCGGGCCGAGTTTGAGATCGATGGCAAGCGATTGCAGGTCGAGCCTGGGACGGTGGTGATTCATCCCAAACCATTGAGGGCGAAATGGCATACGCCAGATCAACAACCGTGGAAAAGGGTTTGGATCCACATGAGAGACGATTGGTCCATTCGGTTGATCTCCGAGTTGTCGGCGAGCTATGCCTGGGCCTTTAAGATTCCATTGGACAGTGAACCGGTTTCCTTCGCCCGTAAGTGGGTGGAGCGTTGGAATGCCGGGCGGGGGATCCCCTCAATTCCGCGATCCCGTTCGGCCTATAAATGGCTTTGTAGTTGGGAAAGTCTGGTGAGGGACGGAAAAGCCGTTCCGCTGGCATTGCCAAATCTTCTCGATTTTCAGACGGAATCCTTCTGCGGACGGATCGGAACCATCTCCGATTACGCGGAGGCCATTGGTTTCTCCCGCGCGTATTTGTCCCGCCGATTGGGAGAGCAGTGGAATGGAGGAACGCCTTTCCAAATCGTTCGCCGTCATCGGTTGGCGCAAGCGGCGCACGAACTCCGTAGCCAGAGGAATGAGAAGATTCGGGTGATCGGCGAACGGGCACTTTACGCAAATACCAGTGCTTTTATAGCGGCTTTCAAAAAGGAATTCGGAATGACGCCGCTGGCCTATCGTCATCGCAATTTCGAATGA
- a CDS encoding YqjF family protein, whose product MPQGRTEYIEKSSPVIMRQVWKDLLFLHWRFDPECIAATLPPGLKVETFDGSAWVGIVPFRMEKIRVFGIPLPPGLRAFPEINLRTYVRDEEGRSGVWFYSLDAADRLAVWGARTFFHLNYRFAHMEVTRVGEEIVYASRRDREPVEKTDRFRWKAPEVGLMEAREGSLEHFLLERYRLFSAKKQGNQLYTGTVSHEPYRYKEAEVSEWSAHLFSLNQFAPMTRPPDSCLASPGFPVAIHPLRRVR is encoded by the coding sequence ATGCCACAGGGCCGAACAGAATACATCGAGAAATCTTCCCCTGTCATCATGCGTCAGGTTTGGAAGGATCTGCTCTTCTTGCATTGGCGGTTTGATCCTGAATGCATCGCGGCGACCTTGCCTCCCGGTCTGAAGGTGGAGACTTTTGATGGATCGGCATGGGTAGGGATTGTGCCGTTTCGAATGGAAAAGATCCGGGTGTTTGGGATTCCTTTGCCACCGGGGTTGCGTGCTTTCCCCGAGATCAATCTGCGTACCTATGTCCGGGACGAGGAGGGGCGGTCAGGGGTGTGGTTTTATTCGCTCGATGCGGCTGATCGTTTGGCGGTTTGGGGCGCGAGGACGTTCTTTCATCTCAATTATCGCTTTGCTCATATGGAGGTGACACGGGTAGGGGAGGAGATCGTCTATGCCTCCCGCCGGGACCGTGAACCTGTGGAGAAGACCGATCGCTTCCGGTGGAAGGCGCCGGAAGTCGGGCTCATGGAGGCTCGAGAGGGGTCTTTAGAACATTTTCTCCTCGAACGGTATCGTTTGTTCTCCGCGAAGAAGCAGGGCAATCAGCTCTACACGGGAACGGTTTCCCATGAGCCGTACCGATATAAGGAGGCCGAGGTCTCGGAGTGGAGTGCCCACCTATTTTCCCTCAATCAGTTCGCTCCAATGACCCGCCCACCGGATTCCTGCTTGGCATCTCCTGGATTCCCTGTCGCCATTCATCCGTTGCGCCGGGTGCGGTAA
- the speD gene encoding adenosylmethionine decarboxylase codes for MILGHHLLLDLRGCASEKLDSVSVVEELLREAADTAGATIVEATFHHFAPQGVSGVLVIAESHIAAHTWPEYGYAAIDCFTCGQSEILERIAMLIAKGFRASNCSRRLLARGPLSSEADFCDATDLSGKC; via the coding sequence ATGATATTGGGACATCACCTCCTTTTGGATTTGAGGGGATGTGCATCAGAGAAACTCGATTCGGTGTCCGTTGTGGAAGAATTGCTTCGAGAGGCGGCGGATACTGCAGGTGCTACTATTGTTGAGGCGACATTTCACCATTTTGCACCGCAAGGAGTTAGTGGTGTTCTCGTCATCGCGGAAAGTCACATTGCCGCTCACACTTGGCCAGAGTATGGGTATGCGGCAATCGATTGCTTCACTTGTGGTCAGTCTGAGATTCTTGAGCGCATCGCTATGTTGATCGCCAAAGGTTTTAGAGCTTCCAATTGTTCACGTAGGCTTCTGGCGCGAGGACCGTTGTCTTCGGAGGCGGATTTTTGCGATGCGACTGACCTTTCGGGAAAATGCTGA
- a CDS encoding PspA/IM30 family protein — MSIFSRIFKIGQAHANRTIDKFEKPEVMLNQAIEDKDKQIREAKRSIQSCIATERETKKQLENEKAEKFSWEQKAQAALRAGKEELAVKALQRATEHEQKATALQSNWQQQRDAVDDLKKDVFKMEDELAEFRRNKDFIIAQSKAADVKKGIYEAKAKISKKGRGADDLMARMKAKAERTSLEADAAQELADTFEGKDSLETEFEELGSGASSPDIQAKLEAMKAEMKGAKSS, encoded by the coding sequence ATGAGTATTTTTTCACGCATCTTCAAAATTGGCCAAGCCCACGCTAACCGGACTATCGATAAGTTCGAAAAGCCCGAGGTAATGTTGAATCAAGCTATCGAGGATAAGGATAAGCAGATCCGTGAAGCCAAGCGGTCGATACAGAGCTGCATCGCGACAGAGCGAGAAACCAAGAAGCAGTTGGAAAATGAGAAGGCTGAAAAATTCTCCTGGGAACAAAAGGCTCAAGCCGCGCTTCGAGCGGGTAAGGAAGAGCTCGCGGTCAAAGCTCTCCAGCGGGCGACGGAACACGAGCAAAAGGCAACGGCTTTGCAAAGTAATTGGCAGCAACAAAGAGACGCTGTCGACGATCTGAAGAAAGACGTATTCAAGATGGAGGATGAGCTTGCCGAGTTCCGTCGGAATAAAGATTTTATTATTGCCCAAAGTAAGGCCGCCGATGTGAAAAAGGGCATTTATGAGGCCAAGGCCAAAATTAGCAAAAAAGGACGTGGGGCCGATGATCTCATGGCCCGAATGAAAGCCAAAGCAGAAAGGACCTCGCTCGAAGCCGATGCCGCTCAGGAGCTCGCCGACACTTTCGAAGGGAAGGATTCTTTGGAGACGGAGTTTGAGGAACTCGGAAGTGGAGCGAGCAGTCCGGATATTCAGGCTAAACTCGAAGCGATGAAAGCTGAGATGAAAGGGGCGAAAAGCTCATAA
- a CDS encoding DUF481 domain-containing protein: MGRHATGEFRERISHFCCGRALLRLSGPRTWLCLLATLGIGSTLWAEDVDPEDWIPPAARENPKYDWMQLTSGEWLKGEFSHMYEDSVVFDSDILGELTIGWGGVKRVRFRNPMGVRLDDRTVHYDTIRMLDGDITLESSEETVPKSQVVSITPVYKTEWSRWKLEGKVAFDFQSGNTDETRYTTTLSATRRTVSTRFNGDYIGNYTKTDGDETANNHRASSNFDYFFDERLFIRAIDAEYYRDRFQNINTQVTVGAGVGYKFIDTSKLDWEIQFGPAYQYTEFAQVPAGSDRTVSSPAIVLSSTLGWDITADLDYTLNYQGTLTNRESGLYSQHIVSSLDYELTSVFDVFLMLQLDRVEEPQQRADGSTPRKNDLTVSVGLGIDI, encoded by the coding sequence ATGGGGAGACATGCCACCGGAGAATTCAGGGAGAGAATTTCGCATTTTTGTTGCGGGAGGGCGTTGCTTCGGCTTTCGGGTCCAAGGACTTGGCTGTGTCTGCTGGCGACCTTGGGGATCGGTTCGACTCTTTGGGCAGAGGATGTTGATCCAGAGGATTGGATTCCACCAGCGGCCCGGGAAAACCCCAAATACGACTGGATGCAGCTGACTTCGGGGGAATGGCTCAAAGGGGAATTCTCCCATATGTATGAGGACTCGGTCGTTTTCGACAGCGACATTTTAGGTGAACTGACGATCGGTTGGGGAGGTGTGAAACGGGTGCGTTTTCGGAACCCCATGGGGGTTCGCTTGGATGATCGGACGGTCCATTACGATACCATCCGCATGCTCGATGGGGATATCACTTTGGAAAGCTCCGAGGAGACTGTGCCCAAGAGTCAGGTTGTTTCGATCACTCCGGTTTATAAGACCGAGTGGAGCCGTTGGAAGTTGGAGGGAAAGGTCGCGTTCGATTTTCAGTCGGGGAACACGGACGAGACCCGCTACACCACAACCCTATCCGCCACTCGGCGAACGGTCAGCACCCGTTTCAATGGCGACTATATCGGGAATTACACCAAAACCGATGGGGACGAGACGGCGAATAATCATCGGGCCAGTTCCAACTTCGATTACTTTTTCGATGAGCGTCTGTTCATTCGCGCGATCGACGCGGAATACTACCGAGACCGGTTCCAGAACATCAATACGCAGGTGACGGTGGGTGCCGGTGTCGGTTATAAGTTTATCGATACGAGTAAGTTGGACTGGGAAATCCAGTTCGGCCCCGCTTATCAATATACTGAATTTGCTCAGGTTCCCGCAGGGTCCGATCGGACGGTCAGCAGTCCTGCAATCGTCCTGTCCTCGACCTTGGGGTGGGATATTACCGCAGACCTTGACTATACGCTCAATTATCAGGGCACGTTGACGAACCGGGAATCCGGGCTCTATTCACAGCATATCGTCTCGTCGCTGGATTATGAACTGACCAGCGTCTTTGACGTCTTCCTGATGCTACAGCTCGACCGGGTGGAGGAGCCTCAGCAACGTGCCGACGGTAGCACCCCGAGAAAGAACGATCTGACCGTCTCCGTCGGTCTCGGGATTGACATTTAG
- a CDS encoding AAA family ATPase, translated as MAIDTLETRFEIFFALFLGGRMDGRWGTKESELESEVARQLGWSKTDRKLLTSRLDHLVSYDLSLFKNAARCRPLGQTIYRLAFCAAAIDGVPNTDERRFLGNLVQRLLGASDSEAESQILSKLADASYFGSSGLELGQSSIEEDSRSSVFGGLGQGAPHPIRQPLNEVMSELDGLIGLEGVKTEIKRLASFLEIQKKRSAASLQVADISLHIVFSGAPGTGKTSVARIISKIYHSLEFLEKGHLVETDRSGLVGQYVGHTAQKTNEAVDRALGGVLFIDEAYGLSRSEGESDFGGEAVDTLVKRMEDERHRLVVIVAGYPEEMQGFLDSNPGLRSRFNTHLHFENYSAAELCKIFKIFCDNNDYRLSAKAETKLFEIFKKETERAGKGFGNGRFARNLFEQIIRNHAFRLSLREGPLDRETLETLALEDIAE; from the coding sequence GTGGCAATCGATACGCTGGAAACTCGTTTTGAAATCTTCTTTGCATTGTTTCTCGGTGGGAGAATGGATGGCCGATGGGGAACGAAGGAGTCAGAATTAGAATCAGAAGTGGCTCGTCAATTGGGTTGGTCTAAGACTGACCGAAAATTGCTCACTTCAAGGCTCGACCATTTGGTTTCCTACGATTTGAGCCTTTTTAAAAACGCCGCCAGATGCCGTCCTCTCGGTCAAACAATCTATCGCTTGGCTTTCTGCGCCGCTGCGATTGACGGTGTGCCAAATACCGACGAGCGGCGCTTTCTCGGAAATCTGGTGCAGCGACTGTTAGGGGCTTCCGATTCTGAAGCCGAGTCGCAAATTTTATCGAAGTTAGCCGATGCATCTTACTTTGGCTCATCTGGATTGGAGCTAGGGCAGTCTAGTATAGAAGAAGATTCGAGGAGTTCCGTCTTTGGAGGATTGGGTCAAGGTGCTCCTCATCCGATTCGACAGCCTCTCAATGAAGTGATGTCCGAACTGGATGGTTTGATTGGTTTAGAGGGGGTTAAAACGGAGATTAAACGTTTGGCGAGTTTTCTTGAAATCCAGAAAAAACGTTCAGCTGCCTCTTTGCAGGTTGCCGATATCTCTCTTCACATAGTGTTTTCTGGTGCACCGGGAACAGGAAAGACTAGTGTCGCTCGCATTATCTCCAAAATATATCATAGCCTCGAATTTTTGGAAAAAGGGCATCTCGTGGAAACGGATCGTTCTGGTTTGGTCGGACAGTATGTTGGGCATACTGCTCAAAAAACAAATGAAGCCGTTGATCGTGCTCTTGGTGGAGTCCTTTTCATCGATGAAGCCTATGGACTGTCCCGATCAGAGGGTGAGAGCGATTTTGGTGGTGAAGCCGTCGATACACTGGTGAAGAGGATGGAGGATGAACGTCATCGACTTGTGGTTATCGTTGCTGGATATCCAGAAGAAATGCAGGGGTTTCTCGACTCGAACCCCGGTTTGCGTTCTCGATTTAACACTCATTTGCACTTCGAGAATTATTCCGCTGCCGAACTCTGCAAGATCTTCAAAATTTTTTGTGATAATAATGATTATCGTTTGAGCGCGAAAGCAGAGACGAAGCTGTTTGAAATTTTCAAAAAAGAGACCGAACGGGCTGGGAAAGGTTTTGGAAATGGTCGATTTGCGAGGAACTTATTCGAGCAGATTATTCGCAATCACGCTTTTCGCTTGAGTCTCAGAGAGGGACCTTTGGATCGAGAGACCTTGGAAACATTGGCCTTGGAGGATATCGCAGAGTAG
- a CDS encoding DUF350 domain-containing protein, with translation MSPFLIDFLTGASFLALALVIVMAAKLINDFFIPYLIDVQLARHDNTALAVSFAGYLLGVIIIFIGAFVGPSYGLVGDLLRVGGWSLGGVFLLNLSRVINDKLILYKFSNVKEIIDDRNVGTGVVQAGSYLASGFMVAGAINGEGGGILTALAFFFAGQTVLVLFGLLYEKMVPYEVQQAIEDDNVAAGLAFAGALVAIGIVLAHASGGAFVGWGDNFVTFLREAALVIILFPFVRFCFDKIVLAKIDLNREISEDGNVGAAILEASSMVAFATVLVFIFG, from the coding sequence ATGAGCCCATTTTTGATAGATTTTTTGACTGGAGCGAGCTTCCTAGCACTAGCCTTGGTCATCGTCATGGCGGCGAAACTCATCAATGACTTCTTTATTCCTTACTTGATTGATGTCCAACTCGCCCGGCATGACAATACCGCCCTTGCCGTTAGCTTTGCAGGTTACCTGCTCGGGGTAATCATTATTTTTATTGGTGCTTTTGTCGGACCAAGTTATGGGCTGGTCGGAGATCTCCTGCGGGTTGGTGGATGGTCTCTGGGTGGGGTTTTCTTGTTGAACCTGTCAAGAGTTATCAATGACAAGTTGATTCTCTACAAATTCTCCAACGTTAAAGAAATTATCGATGATCGGAATGTGGGGACCGGTGTTGTTCAAGCGGGCTCGTACCTCGCCTCCGGCTTCATGGTGGCTGGCGCGATCAATGGGGAGGGGGGAGGAATTTTGACAGCTCTCGCCTTCTTCTTCGCTGGGCAGACTGTACTGGTTCTATTTGGTCTTCTTTACGAGAAAATGGTTCCCTATGAGGTTCAACAGGCAATTGAAGACGATAATGTGGCGGCAGGTCTAGCATTTGCTGGCGCCCTGGTAGCCATCGGGATTGTTCTTGCTCATGCTTCAGGAGGGGCCTTTGTCGGATGGGGCGATAATTTTGTGACCTTTCTACGAGAAGCGGCTCTTGTCATCATTCTTTTTCCTTTTGTGCGGTTTTGTTTCGATAAGATTGTTCTCGCTAAGATCGATCTGAACCGTGAGATTTCAGAAGATGGCAATGTGGGTGCCGCTATTTTGGAAGCCTCATCGATGGTCGCATTTGCAACCGTTCTCGTCTTCATATTCGGCTAA